CGCCACCTGCCTTTCGTGGCCTCCATCGCCATCACGCCCGTCACCAAGGGATAAACCGAATAACTCCCGACTACTGCATCGAGGGCTGGCCGAGCAAGGTCGCTACCTTCCTGGCGAATTCGGTGCCGTCAAAAGCCTCAACGACCAACCGGCCAGCAGTAAGCCCCGGCTCCTCCCTCACGTGGAGCAGACCCCGAAGAAGACTCCGAAGCAACCTCATCTCCGAGCATTGCGCTCCGCACCGCCTCGTTTTAGGAAGCGCTTCGAAGGCGGCCAACTCAGTCAACTTCTCCCTGCTAAAGATGGTGGTGAACAGTCGGAACAGCTCGCGGCGAACATCCGCGGAGTTTGAAAACCCGAGCAGCTCGATTACTTTGATCGCCGAAGCTCTCGTCCGAATGTCCTCAAACGATTTCTCAGCTTTTGCTATCTCCAGCAACCCGCTCTGTATGCTGTCCCGAACGGCGCTGTCATAGGTAACTGTTTGGGCTATCTGTGCAAATTCAACCGTGCACCTCTGGTCGAAAAGGGTTACGAGTCGCCGAGCGAGTCCACTGTCCGGTGCTTCGGCCATATCAGGGAATTACTGCGATGGCTCAGGGGATTGGAACCAAGTTGCGCGGTGGAAAGAGACGAGACCCCTCACTGATAATCCAATAGACTACGGTGCCGATTGTCGCCCACGTCGCCGCCTGAACTACCTTCTTTTTACACTCGCTCGGTGCAGGAACAGGCACTGGCTGGGGCTGTTTGTCCCCGTCGTCGTCGTCCCCACAGTTATCGTCATACTCATCCTCCAAATCATTTATCTGCTGCTGAACCGAGTTCCGGTCGATGCCAGTCCGCCCCAGAAGCGAATACATAAAGTCAATCTCGTTAAGGAGGCCTGCACACTCTTCGGAGTCGTAACTTAACCCCAGCGGGTCGGACCTGCCCATTGCATTGTTGCCCACGAACCCGTAAAGGTTAGGCCCCTGAGAAACCTCAGCAAATCTCCGAATGAGATGGTGCCTCTTGAAAGCCCTGTGCCTCCGGAGAATCTCAAACCCCCTTTCGCCCATCGGGTCTCTATTTAGCCACCTCTGTAGATTCGGGTCGTAAAACCGATATAGGTAATAAACCATGCCCGAGTTGGCGTGGGCCTCCTTGCTCGAAAAGCGATAGAGATTGGCATTAGCCAATGGGCCGCTTTGGCTCAGAATGTTCCCATATGGATCATAGAGATACCTGGCGACGATCGCCTGGTTGGCGTTGATCAGGGCGGTAATGTTGCCATTGCCATCGGCGTGGTAATATGCTGAGGCGCCGGGGGCCCGAATGATCAGCAGATGAAGGTCGGTCCGGGCCAGGAGCCCTCCAATCCCGCCTGCCCTTTGAAATGTCCCACTCAAATCTCGTCCTCGCGTGTATGAAACCAGCGGCAGGTTGTTCGCGTCCCGCTCCTCAATTGCCAGGTTGCCGTCGTAAACGTAATGGACCTCGTTGGTTTGGACCCATGCGCCCGAGGACCAGGTGTATTCCCGCCGAATCCGGCGGCGCATCTTGCCATCATACACAAAATCACCGCGCCAGGCATTGGTGACCCAAACGCTCACCAACTGATTCTCGTCATCATAGCCAAAGTATCGGTTCCCGTCGCTGGTCAGGTTCCCGTTCAGGTCGTAAGAGTATGAATTGGTGGCCGGCAGGTAGCAGGTGGTGCTGTAGGTGTCTGAGCGTCCGTAGCTGTCCTGGGCAATGGCGGTGAAGGTATTGTTGCCGTTGGCAAGCGTAAAGCCGGCCTCGGCAAAGGTGTCGTCGCCATAAAGGCTGGCGGCCGAACCGTTCACCGTAACGTCTGTGGCGGGGCTGGTGGTTGTGCCCGCAACGGTGAAGGTGCCGCTGCGGTCGAGGATGGTCAGTTCGTTCAGCGAATTGACGTTGAAGGTCTGCAAGAGGGCGTTGTTGGTGCGGTAATTGAGGTTATGTGCCAAGTCGGACGTATACCCAAGCTGCTCCTGGAGGCGTGCGCTACCGGTGGCTTCACTCCCCTTGGCCGTTTGCAACTGGCCGATCCTGTCATACGCGTAGAGCCAATAATCGCCCGAGAAATTGGTCAGCGCCGTGCGCTCAGAGGCCGTGTTGTAGCCGTATTTGTGGGAGTTGAGGGCGGTGTTGCCGCTGTTCTTGAGTGTGGTCGAGAGCAGGCGGGCGAGGGTGTCGTAGGTGTTCAGGATGTAGGCCCCGCTTGGCAGGGCCAGTTTGGCGACTTGCTCGTGCCGGGTGAGGTTATAAGTGTAGCCGAAGGAACCGGCGGGTGAGGCGGCGTTTGTGAGCCGCCTGGCTGAATCGTAGGCAAAACTCTCGGTCCAGGGCGAGGCGTCTGGCGCCAGGAGGCTCAAGCCTGTTCGCAAGCGGTTCTGGTACGTAAAGCTCACCGTATCATCGCTCCATGGGCCATCCTCGCTGAGGACCTAGCCCGCAG
The genomic region above belongs to Verrucomicrobiia bacterium and contains:
- a CDS encoding RHS repeat-associated core domain-containing protein, which produces MSFTYQNRLRTGLSLLAPDASPWTESFAYDSARRLTNAASPAGSFGYTYNLTRHEQVAKLALPSGAYILNTYDTLARLLSTTLKNSGNTALNSHKYGYNTASERTALTNFSGDYWLYAYDRIGQLQTAKGSEATGSARLQEQLGYTSDLAHNLNYRTNNALLQTFNVNSLNELTILDRSGTFTVAGTTTSPATDVTVNGSAASLYGDDTFAEAGFTLANGNNTFTAIAQDSYGRSDTYSTTCYLPATNSYSYDLNGNLTSDGNRYFGYDDENQLVSVWVTNAWRGDFVYDGKMRRRIRREYTWSSGAWVQTNEVHYVYDGNLAIEERDANNLPLVSYTRGRDLSGTFQRAGGIGGLLARTDLHLLIIRAPGASAYYHADGNGNITALINANQAIVARYLYDPYGNILSQSGPLANANLYRFSSKEAHANSGMVYYLYRFYDPNLQRWLNRDPMGERGFEILRRHRAFKRHHLIRRFAEVSQGPNLYGFVGNNAMGRSDPLGLSYDSEECAGLLNEIDFMYSLLGRTGIDRNSVQQQINDLEDEYDDNCGDDDDGDKQPQPVPVPAPSECKKKVVQAATWATIGTVVYWIISEGSRLFPPRNLVPIP